Proteins encoded within one genomic window of Mycolicibacterium aubagnense:
- a CDS encoding MlaE family ABC transporter permease, with amino-acid sequence MTDQAQPRGVAKWGAIAEAIDWVKRYLQNHPIASLSTAGGQIVLGLRTLEYLFFDIVKRRFQVREFLDQAAFMAGTALTPTVLVTIPISVTLSIQFALLAGQVGASSLSGAATGLVVIRQGAPLVASLLLATAVGSAVCADLGSRTMREEISAMEVMGVSPIQRLVVPRLVALVLIGVLLTGVTSFVGYLASYMFNVYLQNGTPGSFIATFSSFSTVGDLALAMVKAIVFGVIVAVISCHKGLDTRGGPAGVANSVNAAVVESVLLMMIVNVVMSQLYVIVFPKTSI; translated from the coding sequence ATCTGCAGAACCATCCCATCGCGTCGCTGAGCACCGCCGGCGGTCAGATCGTGCTCGGGCTGCGGACGCTGGAGTACTTGTTCTTCGACATCGTCAAGCGGCGGTTCCAGGTACGCGAGTTCCTGGATCAGGCCGCGTTCATGGCCGGAACCGCCTTGACCCCAACGGTTCTGGTGACCATCCCGATCAGCGTGACGCTGTCGATCCAGTTCGCCCTGCTGGCGGGCCAGGTCGGGGCCTCATCGCTCTCGGGTGCGGCCACCGGCCTGGTGGTCATCCGGCAGGGCGCGCCGCTGGTCGCCTCGTTGCTGCTGGCAACAGCGGTCGGTTCGGCCGTCTGCGCCGATCTCGGGTCGCGGACCATGCGTGAGGAGATCTCCGCCATGGAGGTCATGGGGGTGTCGCCGATCCAGCGCCTCGTCGTGCCGCGGCTGGTCGCGCTGGTCCTCATCGGTGTGCTGCTGACCGGCGTCACAAGCTTCGTGGGCTACCTGGCGAGCTACATGTTCAACGTCTACCTGCAGAACGGCACTCCGGGTTCGTTCATCGCCACGTTCTCGTCGTTCTCGACCGTCGGCGACCTGGCGCTGGCCATGGTGAAGGCCATCGTCTTCGGCGTGATCGTGGCGGTGATCAGTTGCCACAAAGGCCTCGACACCCGCGGCGGTCCGGCCGGTGTGGCCAACTCGGTGAATGCCGCGGTGGTGGAATCCGTACTGCTGATGATGATCGTCAACGTGGTGATGAGCCAGTTGTACGTCATCGTGTTCCCGAAGACGTCGATCTGA